The sequence actttcccatatgatcgtctgacgacgacccgtgttgattttatttattcaaaagttgtagagattttcacggtatgtaaacaaaattcacggcttatttaaggttttttcacggtgaacgaaattcacggcttattcccggtttcacggttttcacggtcggGTGGGGACCCTGATGATAAAACATTCCGACATACAGGTGATCAATTTAGTGCAGCcagtaacaaaaaaaaactgaaatgtatttatcttattattagaGGAACCAGTGAAGACCATTGCAAACAATATGGGTCAGATATTTTCAGAAATAGAATGGCTGATAACAATAAAGGGTGGTTAAACAAAAAGTTACGTACCTAGCATGGTCTGGGACAGCTCGGTACGTAACCAATGGGAGTGTCTTTCCCAAAGGGTTAAGAATTTTGAAATAGAACTTCCTCACTTCACCAAACGAAAACTGTTGCattatattaactaataaaaagttgcagttacccgtggcttcacacACAATGTCTTaggctttgttgccacgatcaagaaaatttgtcaaaaagtgtatatttatggccagtACAATTTACTCCAGTCTGAGAATTTTTGttgtaccattttttattttaccttgtttccccgatcaagaaaacatatataaatacataagtctgagaagcctactccAAAGCGAGAAGTGTCTACCTAGGGATTCGGACCCCCcaccaattttcaattttttctgtactaacatgtactgctgaaagatagttctcaacaaagaaaagggtcaagaactttttttggaacaaaatggggctttactctctgtccactgTAGGAAAATGtcagttgtctggacctccccccaacaaaattttttttcctgcCTATGTTCTTGAGAGGACTAAGAAGCCTACACCTGTCAAAAGACAACCAAAATGGGGTTTATAAAATTctatagatttatagtaaaagtttgtaactttgtcttttataacTGAATTACAGTACTGAAATAGCATTACATTCTTAATATTTGCCAAAACTTGCAGTTGAAAGTATATATTTCCTAAAACCtaaaattttcttatctggataaaCTGTGCTCAACAGAATTctagaaataaagttttcttaCTATCGTACCTACTCTTTGCTTTCAAGacgataaatataaacaaatttataataatagtgaaaTTAATTGAACACAGTTGTGCTGTCTTAAAACAAGGTTTAAACATAAcggttaattacatttaacagactttcaattttttttgctATTATGTATCTTTTATGAGATCTTTttcaactttagagaccagtgggatGTAGCCCtaagggattttcgaaataggaataagCCTACCTGGAATAAGccagagaccctaagaatgtccatgtaaaatttcagtacaatcagtctAAAAGTTTTTACATGACTGAGTAACACACACACTAGCACACATAGAGATACCATTAGATTTTCACATAATAGTATACATGTATTCTAATTGTATCGTACTACTTACTCGTATATATGAGTTTTCAAAGGATATTTCCTTGATATGAACTCGGGCACATCTCCTTCAGCAAAGTATCGATAATTTGGCTGAAACACATTAACAATTCAAATGAAAAcgtataacttatatatttaatagtgtatttttacatatactaAGTGAGTTTCTTTATATATGAGTTTCTTTAAAActgtaagaattttttttatttacacactgCTACTTACTCACTCAAtctcaaaataattaaacattgtttataaatttaaaaatccttaatATAAATCTGAGTACTCAAAAACAGTGATCCAACAAATCGTCTACACTATGTAAAATAAAGTGATCCCTCCGTATCCGCAGGTTTCGGTTATCCACGAACTTTTCCCGAGAGTCTAACGGCTAACTCAACAAGTTGATGTTTGTTCGCCACTGCACAGAAGACGCAATCTTACAGCTGTTTCCGTGAAATGCTTGAAAGTGCCACTGCCGTATGACTCACTTCCTCTTCCACTTAGATTAGGTTACTATATCGTAAGTAAACTCACCTCAATGACATAGCAGGCCTTCTGTACTGTGTCTACAGCGTGGTGGGCTGCTCTCATCTTGGCCTCTTGTGCTGTCACTCCCCGTCCTTCTCCCACCAGGATCTGTGGCCTGCCAGTGTCCGTCATCAGATAGACCGACACACCCCACTCGTCTCTGGAATAAATACAATTCTCAACACCAATCTAAGCCGCCTTTCTGTCCACACCAGATTCATTGTGAGAGAGAGAATAACTTTATTCTAAATCATTATGATTTGAAAGACGTCAAAAAAGCTACAttacatttcacatttttacatgaacaaagttatattattacaattaatatattaacccTAAGCACTCGAAGGCAgcatttataatttgtccttggagctcatATGGCCAGCTGTACTGGCCGCCGCCATTTTGTTGGAAGCGCAGATTAATATTTGCCGTAATGTTACCTCAGCTCATATGTCTagctgtactggccaagataCAATAAGTCCATAGCTCGTGAAACCAGCACCACTGACCACtaaaacatagcagttattttctaatattgactttgttttataatgaatggtggGCGCTGAAACCTATCAACCacctatattttaacataatttttaagtaaagcagtaaattttttaattagccTATAATTCTTCCCTAAACcattgactgtgcaaataagacGAATGACACAtagtgggcctatacactgaagtgatagaaGGGATAGAAACCTACAACACTTTACTAGAAGACATGTGCTAACTATTCTAGACTGCACATaggtatgtatttaaaaaaaatcttattccgtaaaaaaaatgtaaagactgataaaaatgtaaaatagctcatgtctgagtataacataactgtaaTGGCCTaccttataacattttatttacatatctttgtgAACAACATATgcataaaagttaaatttctcaaatgtatgtttatctttttattagaaagattcattaaaaaatgagatttaaattatttttcatttcttctttaaaacattgtaaatcacTATACAAATAACGcagaggaaattgaaaaataattccgatctggggatgtaaacaacaaatttaatatggTCCCCAAGCTGTCAGTTAAAGTAGTGCagccatctgtactggccatacgagttgcgaggacaaactacAGCAAAACTAACAcgagctgtctgcaaccttgatgtggccagtgctgctggcctttcgagcgcaatgggttaaataaaacaagtattattactacaattaaatgtatttgtcAAAGTTTCTCCAGGACAAGAACTCATGTACTGTGTAGAATGGTCGTTAACAAGCTATTTTTGAAACAGAATCTGAGATCATGGTTGTTCCTCAACTCATCTGGGACAAGGTTGTAAAACTTGGCACCGGCATATGCTGGTTTCTTGGTGTACAATGCTGTGCATTGGAGTGGAAGATTGTGGTTATTTGCAAATCTGGTATTGTCTTGGTTGACAGCAGCAAGTCTTTGAAGTCCATTTCTATAAAAAGACGAACTCACTGCCAGGACATAGCGAGAAACCATTGTCAAAATCATTGCATACAATGAACTGCTGAGTTTTTTTACAGGGGGTTTCGACATGGTTCTTCCAAGAGAGGTCAAAATCTACAATAACTCCCGGATGCTTGGTATGGTAAGTGGTTTCAAAATACATCTACAACTTGTATAAAGGAAAAGGTTTCAACTCTCTCTACTAAGTTTAGAATCAGTGAACTATCGCAGACTGATCTTTAGAAAATTTTCATTACTcaaaaaaaaattgacaaaagtaaaaattccctTTGCAGAACCACTGTCTAAATgttcacaattaatttaaatctcaaaatttCTTAAGACAAAAACTCAagagtaaatttaatattcactccattaaatataatggaaattataaTTGTGCACAAATAATTTTAAGGCTAGAATTTAACTCTATGGCTGGCATGAAACAATCCATGGATCTTGTCACCAAAGATCTATTTGTATTGgcaacaataaatattcattgcCAAAGTAGAAGTATTTAATTCTCTAACCCTTTAAGTACTGAAACCCCTGATCAGgcataaataaacattagtttactaAAACCATCATATCTTTGTTAATTCTTATTgtatccaaatatattttaaatggtgtTAGAAGTACTTAGGATTTAATTCGCAATCAAAATAACACAcaaatgatattattatatatcgAGCACGCCAATCATTATCGTTATAAGTAATTACAGCTATTACTTTACACAGGATtagtttagtaataatatatctatgaatgtaatattacatCACAAACTGTGAAGGGATAAGTGCCCAAGGTAAAAAGTGTTAAACTGATGttcaatttttcaaaactaaCCCGTAAAAGTAGTCCAAACCAGAGATCTAATGTTTGACTATAGCAACAAAATGAGGTACTCACATTGATATCTGCTCAACGATGAAGTCAAAGTCGATAGCAAAGTCGAGGGCACGGGTGGCATTCAACAAGGCAATGGGGTCAGTCTCCACCTTACTATTCCGCCGAACATACCTGAACATGACGATGTTCATGCCAAGTCCACCGATATTCTGCCACAGATCTCGGAAGTACGGGGTTGGACTTATGCTGCGTTGTACGTGCATTTCATCACCtggaatcaagaatcaagaagttttattgtttttaaacacaaacaggAAAAATGACAGGCTTGTATTTATTGTGTTCATACTCTCTAAcagttacaagtatatattgttTAGCAGACAATAACAATTACCaggttaacaataaaatatgattaaaaataccaatggtttaattttaaatatatcaatatatcatAGTGTGTTAAACTTCTCATGAGGATATTTCACTTAGAAAATTTCTATCTAAAAGTACAGCGCCTGTTGAAATAAACCTGAAGTTTTTATATTCAGCATTGTAAAAACAGAAataatctctttaaaaaaatattgacttcaaatacaaaactgtttaaagGCATTCCTTACAATATcccaaataaaaatctttaacctATACAATTTTAACCTAATCAAAACATATCTTCTGTCGGATTAAAGGCACTTTTACTGTCtatcttaaaaatgtctaaacTTCAGTTCAAAAATAAAGCATTATTGATCAATGGTTGTGCCAAAATGTTCAGGTTTAATTCCCCATGCTGAGCAATTATTAGCAGGCCTTCTATAATTTAACACGATTAACACAAGAGTTTACAGTAACAGACTATTATCCCCACCACGGTCAGGAGGGAATGGAGAAGAGGCCTGAAGTATTCTCTCCTTGTCATAAAACACTACTAATTGGGATAAGGGAGATAACTTCAAACCAAACATGCCTTCGGGTTATCTCACCCTATATTTTATGAGGATGCAGACTCTCCGGAGAAGAAGAGGAATCAGCGGAGCATATTTGGCTAAATTGTCCTGCCATATCTAAAATTCGGAAAAGACTCCTAGgcgcatatctcctcagccccaaagacatcagagaacaggagccctcaaatctgatcagCTTCTgtaaagtctcagattctgaggatacaaatataagtaagggaggcgcaaaggtcctttgaGGACTAAGTGCGGGGGGACAATCGGCTCTTTCTCtcaggaaaaagaaaaaaaattctctttgttataaaacactaataattgGGATAAGGGAGATAACTTCACTTCAAACCAAACATGCCTTTGGGGTATCTCACCCTATATTTTCCGAGGATTGCCCCTTGAATTCTGGGGGAGGGGGGACGACAACAAACAGCTACTTTCTTACAACAGCAGGAATACAAAATGATGCCAAGTCCACCACGACAGAAAATGCTGAAGAGGAGAAGGTAAAGTTACAAATCCCAAAGTTATATGACTGTGGGACTTTCTCATTCCAAAGGAGAAGAGTGAATTCGCTTGATGATATTAATAAGACAGTATGGTAGGGAAGCAAAAAAAAGAAGGATCAACTGATGATTTTGATGAGGGTATGTTACAAATATAGAAGAACATTACATTTTGAGGATTGAGACTTATCCTCGTCTACTGGTATAAAAAAAAGGTTAACAagcacaaagtttaaaaattaaagaaagtatAGATCCAAGATTATTTATTGACCATACACAATACATGCAATGAGTCTCGTCAAATGTaggaatacaataataaaaaactattgtaagGTGCTACGATAATTAGACTAGATAAgtaaatttgcattaaaaatattaaactataagtatggttaaaattacatacaataaataaagtaaagtaaataaataacaagattacaagagtaataaattaacaataataacaccacacaaataattaaaaagagcTAGTTTAAAcatgcattattaaaatttaataaaaaaatactcagcAATAGAATTTAATAGGGTACTAACCATAAAGACTTTCACCCAACTGGAAACTCTTATAAAAGTTAGTCCTACCTGTTTATAATCGGAGTATGGAGCATTTCAAAAATACGTGTTCAAAATACAGAAGGCAGAAACAGCAGAATGTATTTTCTGCCATGAGGAAGACACACCTGAGCATTCTATATAGCTTTTCTGATAAAGATATTGGGTGAAGTTAGGAGACAATGTTTTCAGCTATTGGAATCTCACAAGgaacaatatagtttataaaatgctGGAGGGAAAATGCCACTGAGATATGACAAAGATGGTGT comes from Homalodisca vitripennis isolate AUS2020 unplaced genomic scaffold, UT_GWSS_2.1 ScUCBcl_6499;HRSCAF=13734, whole genome shotgun sequence and encodes:
- the LOC124373830 gene encoding uncharacterized protein LOC124373830 — encoded protein: MHVQRSISPTPYFRDLWQNIGGLGMNIVMFRYVRRNSKVETDPIALLNATRALDFAIDFDFIVEQISIDEWGVSVYLMTDTGRPQILVGEGRGVTAQEAKMRAAHHAVDTVQKACYVIEPNYRYFAEGDVPEFISRKYPLKTHIYEIIQNLDHSKSLNRSTVHLIMRMFRSSDLEDIFFLATDFSYRERALVIEVADELELWWRLFGSRELEVPEDDISMQHICVYKERDALSLVHQLQENGGSNLKYTLLDPRESRITDRHAARGSFTEDF